The genomic window GTTCATTCAAAACACTGCTGGCAAGCGAGCGGAAACCATGCGGGGTTACTCTGCCTTTGTAGCCCATGCGCTCAATGATTCGGCTGATGGTTGCGTCGCTGATAAAACCGTCCGTCTTGGTGCGGCTCGGAAACAGAAACGGCGTATTGCCTGTAAGCTCTTTCAGTTCTGCCAAAAGTTCAAGCGTCCAGTCAGCCAGCGGCACGGCATGGGGCGGTTTCGGCGCGGTCTTTTCGTGCTTCATACGCTGGGCGGGAACTGTCCATATTGCCGCGTCAAAGTCTATTTCATTCCATTGTCCGCCCCTTAGTTCCGTGCTTCGTAAAAAGGTCAGCATATTCAAAATCAGGGCTATTCTGTTTTGCGGCTCAATCTCTGCCAATATCAGGCGGCGAAAAAACTCGGTCAGTTCTTCACGGGGCAGGGCGGGGCGATGGTCGGTCTGCTTGGCGGGGATGTATTTCCGCAATGAATAGGCGGGGTTGGTTTCCACTACTTCAAGCATGACAGCATAGTCAAATATCGAGCCTGTCCATTCCCTGATTTTTTCCGCCGTATTGTTCACGCCCCGTGTCATTACGCCGTCGAGAACCGTTTTAATATCGCTTACCCTGATTTCCTGTATCGGCATTTCGCCGATAACGGGGAAAACGTCGGTTTCAAAATATCTCAACACTCGGGCGGCGTGGTTTTCTTTCCAGCGGATTAGGTTGTCAGAATGCCAGCGGCGGGCGATGGCTTCAAAGGTATTTAGGGCGGCGGCTTGCCGTTCGCGTTTTTCCTGTTGCTTGGCTTCGCTGGGGTCTTGCCCCGATACAAGCAAGCGGCGGGCATTTTCGGCGGCTTGGCGGGCTTCTACCAGTGATATGGTCGGATATTTGCCGATAGTAAATGTTTTCTCTTTGCCATCTATACGGTATTTCAGGCGGAAAATTTTCCCACCTGCTGGGGTAACTTCAAGATACAGGCCGCCCCCGTCAAATAACTTGGCTTTCTTTCCAGTATCAGACGGCTTGGCGGCTTTGATTTGGCGGTCGTTTAGGGGCATTGGGGGTATGTTTTTTATGAGTGTTGTCAGATTCCCCGAATCATACCCCCATATTTTGGTTT from Neisseria sp. DTU_2020_1000833_1_SI_GRL_NUU_006 includes these protein-coding regions:
- a CDS encoding integrase arm-type DNA-binding domain-containing protein encodes the protein MPLNDRQIKAAKPSDTGKKAKLFDGGGLYLEVTPAGGKIFRLKYRIDGKEKTFTIGKYPTISLVEARQAAENARRLLVSGQDPSEAKQQEKRERQAAALNTFEAIARRWHSDNLIRWKENHAARVLRYFETDVFPVIGEMPIQEIRVSDIKTVLDGVMTRGVNNTAEKIREWTGSIFDYAVMLEVVETNPAYSLRKYIPAKQTDHRPALPREELTEFFRRLILAEIEPQNRIALILNMLTFLRSTELRGGQWNEIDFDAAIWTVPAQRMKHEKTAPKPPHAVPLADWTLELLAELKELTGNTPFLFPSRTKTDGFISDATISRIIERMGYKGRVTPHGFRSLASSVLNEQGFNPDAIERQLAHIENNKIRAAYNRADYLNERKEFMQWYSDYLRERYNQALQLIEYNKAH